Proteins from a genomic interval of Gossypium arboreum isolate Shixiya-1 unplaced genomic scaffold, ASM2569848v2 Contig00208, whole genome shotgun sequence:
- the LOC128288353 gene encoding ATP synthase subunit beta, chloroplastic, which yields MKINPTTSVPGVSTLEKENLGRISQIIGPVLDVAFPPGKMPNIYNALVVKGQDTAGQQINVTCEVQQLLGNNRVRAVAMSATDGLTRGMEVIDTGAALSVPVGGATLGRIFNVLGEPVDNLGPVDTRTTSPIHKSAPAFIQLDTKLSIFETGIKVVDLLAPYRRGGKIGLFGGAGVGKTVLIMELINNIAKAHGGVSVFGGVGERTREGNDLYMEMKESGVINEQNLAESKVALVYGQMNEPPGARMRVGLTALTMAEYFRDVNEQDVLLFIDNIFRFVQAGSEVSALLGRMPSAVGYQPTLSTEMGTLQERITSTKEGSITSIQAVYVPADDLTDPAPATTFAHLDATTVLSRGLAAKGIYPAVDPLDSTSTMLQPRIVGEEHYETAQRVKQTLQRYKELQDIIAILGLDELSEEDRLTVARARKIERFLSQPFFVAEVFTGSPGKYVGLAETIRGFKLILSGELDGLPEQAFYLVGNIDEATAKATNLEMESKLKK from the coding sequence atgaaaataaatcctaCTACTTCTGTTCCTGGAGTTTCCACGCTTGAAAAAGAAAATCTGGGGCGTATTTCTCAAATCATCGGTCCAGTACTGGATGTAGCCTTTCCCCCGGGCAAGATGCCTAATATTTACAACGCCCTAGTAGTTAAGGGTCAAGATACCGCCGGTCAACAAATTAATGTAACTTGTGAGGTACAGCAATTATTAGGAAATAATCGAGTTAGAGCTGTAGCTATGAGCGCTACAGATGGTCTAACGAGAGGAATGGAAGTGATTGACACGGGAGCTGCTCTAAGTGTTCCAGTCGGCGGAGCGACCCTAGGACGAATTTTTAACGTGCTTGGGGAGCCCGTTGATAATTTAGGTCCTGTAGATACTCGCACAACATCCCCTATTCATAAATCCGCGCCCGCTTTCATACAATTAGATACAAAATTATCTATTTTTGAAACAGGAATTAAAGTAGTCGATCTTTTAGCTCCTTATCGTCGTGGAGGAAAAATCGGACTATTTGGGGGGGCTGGGGTAGGTAAAACAGTACTCATTATGGAATTGATCAACAACATTGCCAAAGCTCATGGGGGCGTATCCGTATTTGGCGGAGTAGGTGAACGGACTCGTGAAGGAAATGATCTTTACATGGAAATGAAAGAATCTGGAGTAATTAATGAACAAAATCTTGCGGAATCAAAAGTGGCTTTAGTCTACGGTCAGATGAATGAACCGCCAGGAGCTCGTATGAGAGTTGGATTGACTGCCCTAACTATGGCGGAATATTTCCGAGATGTTAATGAACAAGACGTACTTCTATTTATAGACAATATCTTCCGTTTTGTCCAAGCGGGATCCGAAGTATCTGCCTTATTGGGTAGAATGCCTTCCGCTGTGGGTTATCAACCCACCCTTAGTACCGAAATGGGTACTTTACAAGAAAGAATTACTTCTACCAAGGAGGGATCCATAACTTCTATTCAAGCAGTTTATGTACCTGCGGATGATTTGACCGACCCTGCCCCTGCCACAACATTTGCGCATTTAGATGCTACTACCGTACTATCAAGAGGATTAGCTGCCAAAGGTATTTATCCAGCGGTAGATCCTTTAGACTCAACGTCCACTATGCTCCAACCTCGAATCGTTGGTGAGGAACATTATGAAACTGCGCAAAGGGTTAAGCAAACCTTACAGCGTTACAAAGAACTTCAGGACATTATAGCTATCCTTGGGTTGGACGAATTGTCCGAAGAGGATCGCTTAACCGTAGCAAGAGCGCGAAAAATTGAGCGTTTCTTATCACAACCCTTTTTCGTAGCGGAAGTATTTACCGGTTCCCCGGGGAAATATGTTGGTCTAGCAGAAACAATTAGAGGATTTAAATTGATCCTTTCCGGAGAATTAGACGGTCTTCCTGAACAGGCCTTTTATTTGGTAGGTAACATCGACGAAGCTACTGCGAAGGCTACGAACTTAGAAATGGAGAGCAAATTGAAGAAATGA